The region CGTCCCGGGCGGAGGCTATGGAGGAGCCGTACGCGGAGACCGTGACTGCGGGGGTGACGCCCTTCGCGGGTGCGGCGGCCGAGGCTATACCGGATAAACCGATGGCCGGCGTGGCGATCAGTACTGCCGAAACCACCGAAACCGTTGCGGACACCACCAGTCGACGGATTCGTCTGTCGGGATTTCCCATGCGACTGACCTGCTTTCTGGTTCAGGAACAGAAACGGGAACAGAAAGTGGAGCAGGAACAGGAACAGGAACAGGAACAGGAACAAGGCGACCCTAGGACCGGGGCGCAGAAAAAGCTGGACGATTTCTGGACTGTCGCCGTCGCTCACATAGCGCCAACCTGTTGCCGCTGGAGCGGCATTATTTGCCGTTGCGCGCCTCCAGGGCGGCGGTCAGCCCGTCACGAACGTCCGCACGCTGCGAGCGGGCAGCGTGGCGGTGAAGGAGCCGTTCGACACGCCGGATGCGCCCTGGGGCGCGACGTTCCTGCTCCCGTCGGTCAGCCAGGACGAGACGCTGGACGGTGTGCTGTTCGCCAGGGTGAACTGCTGACTCACCGCGGAGGCCCCCTTGTTGACGGCGACCACCACGACCGTGGAGCCACTGCCCCGGTACGCCGAGACGTAGACGTCCGACGCCGGTTTCGCCGTCGCCTCGATCCGTACGTATCCGGGCCGGACGAACCTGGCGAACTGGGCCATGCAGGCACCGCGCTTGCTGATCGCGCCGTCCTCACGCATGGGGCCGTAGCCGCGCCGGATGTACCACCAGATGTACGCCTGGAACTCGGCGTCCACCATGGCGTGGTGGATGTGCTCCCCCACGTCGAGCGCCTGGGGCCAGAGGTCCGCCGAGTCGGTGCTGTTGGGGTAGTAGACCTCGGTCATCCAGAGTTCTTTGCCCGCGCCCTTCTGTTTGAACAGGGGATAGGGGAAGTTCGCGTACGGCGTGCCATAAAGGTGGGCCCCGATCACGTCCACGTTCGCGAGTGCCGCCGTGTCGTTGAGGATCGGGTCCGACATGTTCTTCAGGTACTGGAAGGACTCCGGCGCGATGACCTTGGTGCCGATCGAGCCGGCGTTCTCCCGCAGGAATCGGGCCATTTCCGCAGGGGTCCACCACGTCCAGTCCTGCGCGTAGTCGGGCTCGTTCTGCACCGATATGGCGTACAGATTCACTCCGTTGTTCCGCAGGTACGTAGTGAAGTCGTTGAGATGCTGGGCGTAGGCGCCGTACATGTCGTACCTGAGACGTCGGGCGTTGGTCTGGCTGCCGTGGACGAAGGTCTCGACCATGGAGGCGGGAGGATTCCACGGCGACGCGATGACGGCCACCCCGAGTTCGGCCGCGCGTTTCGCCGTCGCCAGGTCACGGTTCCAGGCCGCCCGGTCCTCGGGTACCGGGATCCGCAGCAGCGACAGTCCGAGCCGCCCCTCTCCGGTTCCGAATGCCGTGTCCCGCTGGGCAGTTGTGAGGTCGCCGATCCAGGCCGTGTGGTTCATGCCTCCGAAGCCCCGGATCGTCTGGCGGCGCGCCGACGGATCGACGACCACCGTGGCGGCGGCCGTCGCCGGAGCCGCCGCGGCTCTCGAAGCACCGGCGGCCGACGCCGCGGCGGTGAGGACCGGCAGGGCCCCCATCGTCGCCAGGACGGTCCTGCGGCTCGGTGATCCCTGGCGCCCGTTCACGGGCTGGTTCTGGCTGTGCGTCATGTCTCCTCCTGGCCTGCCTGCTGACTACCTGCCGGCTATTTGCTGGCTACCTGCTCTGATTCGGACCCTAGCGGTCCCAATGGGAGCGCTCCCACATGGAAAAAGACGACTCCACAACGCGCCATTCTCGGCGTGCGGGACCGTGCGGCAGTCAGCCCTCGGATTCGTGCGACTCACGGCTCCGAGCGGCGTGGATGACACCCGGGCGGTACGGCGAGGAGACCACCGTCCGCCCTTCCGACACGCCCCGGACCGGGGCGATACCGGCGTTCACCTCGGGTTACGGCAGAACACAGCCGATGGCCGGTTTCGCACCCTCGGGCATTGAGGGGGATCATGTGGCAGTTGGTCCCGTGCCGTTGGTCCCGTGCCGTTGCCCCCGTGCCGTCAGTCCAGCACAGGCAGCAGCTCCGGCAGATGGCCGTCCGACAAGGCCGCCGCCTGCTGCCGTTCCTCCGTGACCTCCCCGTAGAGGGTGGTCCGGGGTTTTGCGGGCCGCCCGGCCGCCTCCGCCACCGCGATCAGGTCCTTGACCGACTTGTAGGAGCCGTACGACGACCCGGCCATGCGCGAGATCGTCTCCTCCATCAGCGTGCCGCCCAGGTCGTTCGCGCCCGAGCGGAGCATTTCCGCCGCGCCCTCCGTGCCCAACTTCACCCAGCTGGTCTGGATGTTGGGGATGTGGGTGTGCAGGAGGAGGCGGGCCATGGCGATGACCGCACGGTTGTCGCGCATCGTCGGGCCGGGGCGGGCGATGCCCGCGAGGTAGACCGGTGCGTTGGTGTGGATGAAGGGGAGGGTGACGAACTCCGTGAAGCCGCCCGTCTGTTGCTGGATGCGGGCCAGGGTCCGGAAGTGGCCGAGCCAGTGGCGCGGTTGGTCGACGTGGCCGTACATCATCGTGGAGGAGGAGCGGATGCCCAGCTCGTGGGCGGTCGTCACGACCTCGATCCAGGTGGCCGTGGGCAGCTTGCCCTTGGTGAGGACCCAGCGGACCTCGTCGTCGAGGATCTCCGCCGCCGTGCCGGGGATCGTGTCGAGGCCGGCTTCCTTCGCGGCCGTCAGCCACTCGCGGATCGACATCCCGGTGCGGGTCGCGCCGTTCACCACTTCCATGGGCGAGAAGGCGTGTACGTGCATGCCGGGTACCCGTTCCTTCACCGCCTTCGCGATGTCGAAGTACGCCGTCCCCGGCAGGTCGGGGTGGATGCCGCCCTGCATACAGACCTCAACTGCCCCGAGATCCCAGGCCTGTTGGGCGCGGTCCGCCACCTGGTCCAGGGACAGCGTGTACGCGTCGGCGTCGGTCCTGCGCTGCGCGAAGGCGCAGAAACGGCAGCCGGTGTAGCAGACGTTGGTGAAGTTGATGTTCCGGGTGACGATGTAGGTGACATCGTCGCCGACCGCCGACTTCCGTACGTCGTCGGCGACTTGGCACAGGGCGTCCAGGGCGGGGCCGTCCGCGTGGAACAGCGCCAGTGCCTCGTCGTCGGTCAGCTTCGTCGGGTCGTCGGCCGCCGTGCGCAGCGCCTGCCGTACGTCCGTGTCGATGCGCTCCGGCACCATCCCGGGCGCCGCCGCCTCACGCAGGGCGCCCCAGTCGCCGTACACCACGTCGAAGTCCTCGCGCCGGTCCGACGTACGGCCGTCGGTGTCGATCGTGGTGTGCAGGTCGGTACGGCCGGACGACACGAACACCTCCTCCGGCTCCTGCCACGGGTGGCCCTCGACGACCGCGTCCTCGCGGGCGAGGCCCGTCTCCGGGTCCGCGAGCGCTCGCACGTGAGGGAGCAGGCGCGGGTCGAGCCAGGGCTCGCCCCGCTGCACGAACTCCGGGTAGACGCAGAGGCGTTCGCGCAGTTCGAAGCCGACCGTGGCCGACTTTTCCCGCAACTCCTCGATCTGGGGCCAGGGGCGTTCCGGGTTGACGTGGTCGATGGTGAGCGGGGAGACCCCGCCCCAGTCGTCGATGCCGGCGCCGATCAGCCGCTCGTACTCGGAGTCGACGAGGTTGGGCGGGGCTTGGAGGCAGGCGCTCGGGCCCATGATGTGGCGTGCCACGGCCACCGTCGCGACGAGCTCGTCCAGTTCCGCGTCCGGCATACCGCGCATCGCGGTGTCCGGCTTGGCGCGGAAGTTCTGGATGATCAGCTCCTGGATGGAGTGGTAGGCGCGGGAGATCCTGCGGAGGGCGAACAACGACTCCGCCCGCTCCTCGTACGTCTCGCCGATCCCGATCAGGAGGCCCGAGGTGAAGGGGACGGACGACCGGCCCGCGTCCTCCAACACCCTTAGCCGTACGGCGGGTTCCTTGTCCGGAGAGCCGTAGTGCGGGCCGCCCGGCTCGGACCAGAGGCGGGTGGCCGTCGTCTCCAGCATCATGCCCATGGAGGGGGCGACGGGCTTCAGCCGCTGGAAGTCGGTCCAGGACATCACGCCCGGGTTGAGGTGGGGCAGCAGGCCCGTCTCCTCCAGGATGCGGATCGAGATGGCGCGGACGTACGCGATCGTGTCGTCGTAGCCGTGCGCGTCGAGCCACTCGCGCGCCTCGGGCCAGCGGTCCTCGGGCTTGTCGCCGAGGGTGATCAGCGCTTCCTTGCAGCCGAGGGCGGCGCCGCGTCGGGCGATGTCGAGAACCTCGTCCGGGGACATGAACATGCCGTGTCCGGCCCTGCGGAGCTTGCCCGGGACGGTCACGAAGGTGCAGTAGTGGCACTTGTCCCGGCAGAGCCGGGTCAGAGGGATGAAGACGCTCTTCGAGTACGTGATGACGCCGGGGCGTCCCGCGGCCTCCAGGCCGGCGTCCCGGACGCGGGCCGCGGACGCGGTGAGGTCGTCGAGGGCCTCGCCACGGGCCTGGAGCAGCACCGCCGCCTCACCGACGTCGAGGGCGACGCCGTCCCGGGCACGTTTGAGGGCGCGACGCATGGAGTTCTCGGTCGGGCCGGTGGCGCCGCCGGGGCGCTCGGTGGGGCCGGTTCCGGAAATCTCGGGAGTCGTCATCCTTCGAGCATACGATCGCTTTGATCAGGTCATACAGGACCGCCCTGTCCGTTCTGGGTGCCGAACGTCACAGGGCGGCACTGGCGTCTACACGTACTCCGCGTACCCGTCCAGCAGGCCCAGCACCTCGGCCTCTCCCGCCGGCGGCAGCTGCACCACACACTCCTCGATGCCCAGCTCCGCGTAGTGGGCGAGCTTCCCCGGGCTGGGCTGGACGGCGTACGGGACGACCTGGAGCGCGGCCGGGTCGCGGCCCGCGTCCGCCCACACCGACCGCAGCACGGGCAGCGACTCGGACAGGCCGCGCCCGCCGATCGGCAGCCAGCCGTCGGCGTACTCGCTGATGTGAGCGAACAGTTTCGGCCCGGCCGAGCCGCCGATGAGGGTGCGGGGGCCGTTCACCGGCCCGCGCGCCTTCTGGACCGGCTTGGGGTAAGCGGTGCTGGCCCGTACCCTCCCGAACTCCCCCTCGTACGCGGTCGGTTCGTCCGCCCACAGGGCGCGCATCAGCGCCATCCGGTCCCGGGTCAGGTCGCGCCGCGTGCGCCACTCCACCCCGTGGTCGGCGGCCTCCTCGACGTTCCAGCCGTAGCCGAGACCGAGGGTGAAGCGTCCGCCGGAGAGGTGGTCCAGGGTCGCGATCTGCTTGGCGAGGTCGATCGGGTCGTGCTGGGCGACGAGCGTGATGCCCGTGCCGAGGGCGAGCCGCTCGGTGACGGCGGCGGCCTGACCGAGCGCGACGAAGGGGTCGAGCGTACGGCCGTACTCGGGCGGCAGGTCACCGCCCGCCGGGTACGGGCTGGTCCGCTCGACCGGGATGTGCGTGTGCTCGGGCAGATACAGCCCGGCGAACCCACGCTGTTCCAGCTCACGGGCGAGCCGGGTCGGGGTGATCGTCTCGTCGGTGAGGAAGATCGTGACGGCTAGGCGCATCTTCATATCTGTACCGGGCCGTGCCCCGTCTGTCCATACCGACCGGTATGCATCGACCTGGGACACGGTTTCGCCGCCCGTGCGCGCTGCCCGCACGAAAGATGGCGATTCCCTTGTCTTGTACGGGAGTTCACTCCCGGGTACGACGGTGGACTGAGCACCACTGCATCACCCACGTCACGCCCCGACACCCTGGGAGCAGCAGCATGTGCGAAGACGACCACGGAATGAGTTCGGGAAACAGCATGGCCAGACGCGCCCTCTTCGCGACGGGAGCCGCCGCCGCGCTTACGTTGGGAAGCGTGACCTTCTCCCACGGCACCCCGGCCGAAGCGGCGGACGGCGGAGCCGACCGGACGGAGCCCCGGTCGGAGACCCGGACCGTGCGCGGCACGCTGCCCCTCGGCTCCCCCGACTTCGTCTATCTGCCCGTCGAAATCCCGCACGGTGTACGGGAGTTGAAGGTCGCCTACAGCTACGACCGCCCGTCCGTCCCGGCCGGCACCGCGGGCAACGCGCTCGACATCGGCGTCTTCGACCAGCGCGGCACCGAACTGGGCGGCAAGGGCTTCCGGGGCTGGTCGGGCGGGGCGCGCACGGAGTTCTTCGTCCGCGCGGACGACGCCACGCCCGGCTACATCCCCGGCTTGGTGAAGGCGGGGACCTGGCACATCGCGCTGGGCCCCTACACGGTCTCCCCGCAGGGCCTCGCGTACGAGCTCACCATCACCCTGACCTACGGCGAGCCCGGCGACGTCGTCGACCCGGTCTACCCGCCGGAGCGCGCCAAGGGGCGGGGCCGGGCCTGGTACCGGGGTGACTGCCATCTGCACACCTGGTACTCGGACGGCCGCCGCACCCCGGCCGAGATCGCGGCCCTCGCGCGGGCGGCGGGCCTGGACTTCATCAACTCCTCGGATCACAACACCCACTCCGCGCACGCCCATTGGGCCGACCAGGCGGGTGACGACCTCCTGATCATGGTGGGCGAGGAGGTGACGACCCGTAACGGTCACGTGGTCGCGCTCGGCACCGATCCGGGTACGTTCGTCGACTGGCGCTACCGGGCCCGTGACAACCGCTTCGGCAAGTACGCGCGCCAGATCCGGCGAGCCGGCGGCCTGGTGGTCCCGGCCCACCCGCACGCCACCTGTGTCGGCTGCAACTGGAAGTTCGGCTTCGCGGAGGCGGACGCGGTGGAGGTGTGGAACGGCACCTACTCGCCCGAGGACGAGGTGGCGCTCGCGGACTGGGACGGCATGCTGGTGGCGTCCGTGAGATCCGCGAGAGAGGGCGCGGGCAGCCGTGGCTGGATTCCGGCCATGGGCAACAGCGACGCCCACCGCGACCCCGACCCGGTGGGCGTCCCGCAGACGGTGGTACTCGCCGAGGACCTGACCCGGCAGGCGATCCAGGAGGGGCTGCGGGCGGGCCGCTCGTACGTCGCCGAGTCCAGGTCGGTCTCCCTCGCCTTCACGGCCTCCGGCCCGAAGGGCGAACACGCGGACATCGGGAGCCGGTTGAAGGTCGCGCAGGACGCCCCGGTCACGGTCCGCCTGGAGGTGTCCGGCGCCCCGCGCTGCACGGTCCGCTTCGTCACGGACCAGGGCGTCCTGTTCACCAGCGGGGTCCTGCCGGTGGCGGGCGCGGGGGTCGTGGAGTGGCGTACGACGGCCCAGTACGCGGCGTACGTCCGGGCGGAGGTGCGGCACGAGGCCGTACTCGCGCCGCTGCCCGGCGCGTTGGCGGCGTTCACCAACCCGATCTTCCTGGGCCGGTAGCCGGGCCCAACCGGTCCGGTCAGGAAACTTCGGTGCCGGTACCGGTCTTGCGGCGCCGTACGACGTACACGGCACCGGCCCCGAGGGCCACGGCGGCGGTGCCCGCGCCGGCGATCACCGGGAGCGCGGAGGAGGCGCCCGTGTGGGCGAGGTCGCCGGTGGGGGTGGGGTCAGGGGTGACCGGTGCGGTGCTGCCGGTCTGGGGGGTGGGGGTGTTGCCGCCGGGTCCGGTGGTCGGCGTGGAGGTGGCTCCGTCGCCATCACCGTCTCCGGTGTCCGTGCCAGGCTTGTGGATGGTGAAGGCCCAGTGGTCCCCGTACTCGCACACACCCTTGCCCTCGGGGATGCCATAGCTGTGGACCTCTATATAGCCGGACCCGATGTTCTCGTGTTCGAGCTCGGGGAAGCGGCCGTAGGGCATGGTCTTGCTGACGGCGATGCGCACGGCGACGTTCGTCGTCTTGTGGGGGGCCACGTCGTGGTAGCCGAGCAGCGAGCCGCCGATCTGCACCTCGTCCCACCAGACACTCTTCCAGGTACGGGACTTGGCGTCCCACTCCTGGAGGTTGACGTACTCCAACACCTCAAGCTGCTGCGAGCTGTCGGGGGCGTTACCGTCCGCCATTCTCTTCAGCCCAACCTGCACGTTCTTGAGGGCGATGTCGGAGCGGTTCTCCAGCTTGAACGTGATCTCGCGCCAACCACTGTCCGCGACAAGCTTGTTGGTCTTGGCGGAAATGGTGGTTCGCAGGATCTCGTCGTCCTTGCCCGGCTCACTGGGGCACTCCTGCTCCGCACCGGTGGGCGTCACGGACACGGACGGGGAGGCGGACACCGACGGTGAAGCGCTCGCCGAGGCCGACGCGGACGCCGAGGCGGACGGGCTCGGCGACTCCGTGGCGTACGAGGTGCTCGCGACCGTTCCGGACAGCAGCGTCGCCGGAATCAGCGCGGCGGCGACCGCCAGGGCCGGGCGTGCCAGGGCACGGCGAGATTTCATGAGAGAGGCCCCCAGTGAAACTATGTCGGCAGCGCGAAGCGCACGTCCTCGCGCAAGTTCTGATGTCACCGGTGTGACCGCTGTGGCGCCCCGATGGGTGTAGCGAGACGCCACTCGCAGCACAACTCAGCTCAGTTCAGTCCAGCTCGCCCTCAGGCGGACGCGAGATCCGCCACCACCGCCGCGTGATCGGACGGCCAGATGCCGTCCACGGCCCCGTGCCCGGCGCGTTCCACCTTCCGAACATGCCCGAGCCCACCCCGTCCCGGCGGCCCGACGAAGACGTAGTCGATGCGCGCGCTGGGGCCGAACCCGGGGACTTGGCCGGGGACGGCCGGGGCGGTCTTGTAGCCGCCGAAGAGACGGATCTCGTCGGAGTCGGGCCAGGCGTTGAAGTCGCCGGTGATGACGGGCGGATAGGCGGTGCCGACACGTCGCTTCGCCACGAACTCCGCGAGTGCGGTGACCTGTTGACGGCGGACCTCCGAGGCGTGGGCCGCGGAGGTGAGGTGGGTCGTGAAGAAGGGCACGTGGTGGCCCGGGGCAGCGGCGAGCCGGGCGTAGAGAGCCAGGCGACCGTCGTCCAACTCGTCCGGGGCCGGCAGCCGCATCGCCTCGCTCTCGACGACGGGCCAGCGGCTCAGCACCGCGTTGCCCACGTCGACCTTCTCGCCCCCGATACGCCGCTGCCAACGCTCGGGTGTCTCGGAGGGCGCCCAGGTCCAGTGCAGTCCGAGTTCGTCGGCGATCCAGGCGGCGATGTTCTCGCCGTCGCACTCCCAGACCTCCTGAAGCCCGACCACGTCCGGCCGCAGCTCCCGCAGCACGGACAGAATCGCCTTCCGCCGCGCTTCCCAGGGCCCGAACCGCCACCACAGGTTCCAGGTCACCACACGCATACCCGCCACCGCCCACCCGTCTCGCCCAACTGCCAGCTTCTGGGACACCATTCAAGAACACGCGCAGCAGCGACACGAACGCCGGAGGCAGAAGTAGACGATGTCCCGCTTCAGAGAGTTCAGGTTCAAGGCCGCCACCACCTTCCAGCGCCGGATCGGCAATCCCGTCACACGCCGCCTCCCCTTCCAGACCCTCCTGGAGACCACGGGCCGCACCTCGGGCCTCCCCCGCGTCACCCCGCTCGGTGGGCGACGCGTCGGCGACACGTTCTGGCTGGTCTCGGAGTTCGGCGAGAAGTCGCACTACGTACGCAACATCAAGGCCGAGCCCCGGGTACGGGTGCGGATCCGCGGACGCTGGTACCCGGGCACGGCCCACCTGCTGCCGGACGACGATCCGATCGCCCGGCTGCGGACGCTGCCTCGCGTGAACAGCACGGGCGTACGAACCCTGGGGACACAGCTGTTGACGGTGCGGGTGGATCTGGAGGAAGCACACCGATGACGGACCTCGAAGGGCCGAGACAGCGAGTGACGGACTGGAACGCGATCGCAGCCGGCCTGCGTCGACTCGGCGAGGAGGGCCGCCCGCCATCCGAGGCGGCGCGCTGGATGATGCGGGAGATGGGAGACGACTTCCGGGTCTTCCCGCTCATGGTCCAGTTCTTCCGCGCCTACCACGTCTCCGTCAGGAGCCTCCGCGAACTGGAGGTCTGGGAGGGCCTGGGCACCGGCGGCCGGCTCACGGACACAGAACTGGACGCGATCCTCGGCCCGCTCACGGTCCGGGAGACACCGCTGTCCTGACGAGTCCGGCTTCGTCGGCGTCGGGCTCCTGGCCGACCACCGCGACCTACGCGGTCACCATGTCGGGGTCACCAGTACGGCTTCGGACTCTCCGGCCCTGAGCCTGGTGAGCAACTCGTCCCTGCCGCGTCCACAGGACCACGTGCGCCAGCTTCACCGGTGAGGCCATGATTTTCTCCTTCTCCGTCGGTTGTCGTCGGTTATCGATCGGGACCTGGGCGGCACGCTGCGGCCGCGCTTACACGGAGAGCTCCGCCCGGTGAGCCTCCAGCACGTCGCGGACGGAGACCGGCGCGCGGCCGGTGAGGTCCTGGACGGCACTGCTCGGCTGATCGAGCCAGCCTTCGCGCGAGGCGACCCCGAAGGACGCGATCCACGGGGCGACCGGCTCGGGCAGTCCGGCCGCGACAAGCCCGGCGATCAGCGCGTCGTCGTCGACCTGGACGACCGCGACCGGTGCGCCGGTGAGCGTCGTGCCCAGTGCGGCGAGGTCGGCGGCGGAGAGCGCGGCGGGCCCGGTGATGTCGTAGGCCTGCCCGGCATGCCCCTCGCCCGTCAGTACGGCGGCGGCCGCAGCGGCGCAGTCCTCGCGGGCGACGTAGGCGACGGCGCCGTCTCCCGCGTTGGTGACGAGCCGGCCCGAGGCGACGGCCTGGGCGACGGTCGCGATCTGGTTCTCGGCGTAGAGGTTGTTGCGCAGGAACGTCCACGCGAGCGGGCTCGCCGTCAGGGCCTCTTCGGTCTCCCGGTGTGCGTCGGCGGCGCCGGCCGGGTTGCCCTTGTCCGGGCGGTACAGCGACGTGTAGATGACGTGCTTGACGCCTGCGGCGACCGCGGCGTCGATGGCCGCCCGGTGCTGCGTCACGCTCTGGCCGACCGCGTCGGTACTGATGAGCAGCAGGCGCTCGACGCCTGCGAGCGCTTCCGCCAGTCCGTCCGGATCGTCGAAGTCGGCCGGCCGGACGTCGGCGCCGCGAGCGGCGGCGTCGGCGAGCCCCTCCGGACTGCGCGTGAGCAGGACGACGTCGACGGGCGAGACCTGGTCGAACAGAAGGGCGGTGACCTGACGGCCGAGGTGGCCCGAGGCGCCGGAGACAGCGAGCTTCACGAGGTGCTCCTATTCGTAGTCAACACGAAGGCGAATATTCGTAGCCACCGTGAGTACGAATAGAACTGTAGCAGGCATGGATGCGAATCTGCGAGAATGGCTGGATGAGCCGCCCCACCAACACCCAGTTCGCCGTCGGCGTGCACGTGCTCACGCTCCTCGCGGGCCGGCCCGACCAGCCGATGAGCTCGGACGCCACGACCGACAGCGTCAACGCCAGCCCCGTGTACGTCCGCCGGGTACTCGGCCAGCTGCGCGAGGCCGGGCTCGTGATGTCCCGCTCCGGCCCGAACGGCGGCTGGACACTCGCCCGCACCCCCGCCGACATCACCCTCGGCGACGTATGGCGCGCGATCCAGGGGACCGACCCGGTGCTCGCCCTGCACACCCCCGCCCCCGACTGCACCGTCGGCCGGTCGGTGCACTCCACACTCGCCGACCTCGAACGCCGCACGGCGCGCGCCGTCGAAGACGAGCTGGACAGCGTGACGATGCAGGACGTGGTCCGCGACGCGATCGCGGCGACGCGGGCTTAGATCAGCTCGTCATCCGCCACCGTCAGGCACCCTGGGACCAAGGCCGCCTGAATCCCGGCCGGTCCCGGCCGATCCTCGCCCCCGAAGCAGTCGCCGGGCACCCACAATCCCCCTGCACATCGGCGCTTTCATGCGACGCGAAGCGGGTGATCGAGCCTCAGGACACCTGCCGTGTCAGGGCTGATTCAAAGGTGCGGTTCTTCTCTCCTCGGCGCCGACCCGCGCGGGGGTCGCCTTCGGAGGCACCCTCACTCTGCTGGCGGCCCTGCTGGCATTCGCCGCCGGGCCTCTGTCATGACCGCGCCTCCAACCTCCGGGGACCGGCAGGTAGCGCTCAGTCCACCACCTGTGGATCACGGGAGTAGAAGACGACGGTCACACCCATTCCGGGCGTGTGCGTGTACACAACAGTGATCGCCTCGGCAGAGTCACGCGCGAGTGGCGTGGTGTAGGTGTACTCGACGGAGGGAGGGCGCCAGCCGGGGATCTCCCGCCCGACCCCTGGGTCTCGCCGGATCGCCACCAGCGCGTCCCGTACGACTTCCCGCTCCCC is a window of Streptomyces sp. B21-083 DNA encoding:
- a CDS encoding glycoside hydrolase family 30 beta sandwich domain-containing protein, whose protein sequence is MTHSQNQPVNGRQGSPSRRTVLATMGALPVLTAAASAAGASRAAAAPATAAATVVVDPSARRQTIRGFGGMNHTAWIGDLTTAQRDTAFGTGEGRLGLSLLRIPVPEDRAAWNRDLATAKRAAELGVAVIASPWNPPASMVETFVHGSQTNARRLRYDMYGAYAQHLNDFTTYLRNNGVNLYAISVQNEPDYAQDWTWWTPAEMARFLRENAGSIGTKVIAPESFQYLKNMSDPILNDTAALANVDVIGAHLYGTPYANFPYPLFKQKGAGKELWMTEVYYPNSTDSADLWPQALDVGEHIHHAMVDAEFQAYIWWYIRRGYGPMREDGAISKRGACMAQFARFVRPGYVRIEATAKPASDVYVSAYRGSGSTVVVVAVNKGASAVSQQFTLANSTPSSVSSWLTDGSRNVAPQGASGVSNGSFTATLPARSVRTFVTG
- a CDS encoding bifunctional FO biosynthesis protein CofGH, which translates into the protein MTTPEISGTGPTERPGGATGPTENSMRRALKRARDGVALDVGEAAVLLQARGEALDDLTASAARVRDAGLEAAGRPGVITYSKSVFIPLTRLCRDKCHYCTFVTVPGKLRRAGHGMFMSPDEVLDIARRGAALGCKEALITLGDKPEDRWPEAREWLDAHGYDDTIAYVRAISIRILEETGLLPHLNPGVMSWTDFQRLKPVAPSMGMMLETTATRLWSEPGGPHYGSPDKEPAVRLRVLEDAGRSSVPFTSGLLIGIGETYEERAESLFALRRISRAYHSIQELIIQNFRAKPDTAMRGMPDAELDELVATVAVARHIMGPSACLQAPPNLVDSEYERLIGAGIDDWGGVSPLTIDHVNPERPWPQIEELREKSATVGFELRERLCVYPEFVQRGEPWLDPRLLPHVRALADPETGLAREDAVVEGHPWQEPEEVFVSSGRTDLHTTIDTDGRTSDRREDFDVVYGDWGALREAAAPGMVPERIDTDVRQALRTAADDPTKLTDDEALALFHADGPALDALCQVADDVRKSAVGDDVTYIVTRNINFTNVCYTGCRFCAFAQRRTDADAYTLSLDQVADRAQQAWDLGAVEVCMQGGIHPDLPGTAYFDIAKAVKERVPGMHVHAFSPMEVVNGATRTGMSIREWLTAAKEAGLDTIPGTAAEILDDEVRWVLTKGKLPTATWIEVVTTAHELGIRSSSTMMYGHVDQPRHWLGHFRTLARIQQQTGGFTEFVTLPFIHTNAPVYLAGIARPGPTMRDNRAVIAMARLLLHTHIPNIQTSWVKLGTEGAAEMLRSGANDLGGTLMEETISRMAGSSYGSYKSVKDLIAVAEAAGRPAKPRTTLYGEVTEERQQAAALSDGHLPELLPVLD
- a CDS encoding TIGR03619 family F420-dependent LLM class oxidoreductase → MRLAVTIFLTDETITPTRLARELEQRGFAGLYLPEHTHIPVERTSPYPAGGDLPPEYGRTLDPFVALGQAAAVTERLALGTGITLVAQHDPIDLAKQIATLDHLSGGRFTLGLGYGWNVEEAADHGVEWRTRRDLTRDRMALMRALWADEPTAYEGEFGRVRASTAYPKPVQKARGPVNGPRTLIGGSAGPKLFAHISEYADGWLPIGGRGLSESLPVLRSVWADAGRDPAALQVVPYAVQPSPGKLAHYAELGIEECVVQLPPAGEAEVLGLLDGYAEYV
- a CDS encoding CehA/McbA family metallohydrolase, which codes for MCEDDHGMSSGNSMARRALFATGAAAALTLGSVTFSHGTPAEAADGGADRTEPRSETRTVRGTLPLGSPDFVYLPVEIPHGVRELKVAYSYDRPSVPAGTAGNALDIGVFDQRGTELGGKGFRGWSGGARTEFFVRADDATPGYIPGLVKAGTWHIALGPYTVSPQGLAYELTITLTYGEPGDVVDPVYPPERAKGRGRAWYRGDCHLHTWYSDGRRTPAEIAALARAAGLDFINSSDHNTHSAHAHWADQAGDDLLIMVGEEVTTRNGHVVALGTDPGTFVDWRYRARDNRFGKYARQIRRAGGLVVPAHPHATCVGCNWKFGFAEADAVEVWNGTYSPEDEVALADWDGMLVASVRSAREGAGSRGWIPAMGNSDAHRDPDPVGVPQTVVLAEDLTRQAIQEGLRAGRSYVAESRSVSLAFTASGPKGEHADIGSRLKVAQDAPVTVRLEVSGAPRCTVRFVTDQGVLFTSGVLPVAGAGVVEWRTTAQYAAYVRAEVRHEAVLAPLPGALAAFTNPIFLGR
- a CDS encoding LAETG motif-containing sortase-dependent surface protein, giving the protein MKSRRALARPALAVAAALIPATLLSGTVASTSYATESPSPSASASASASASASPSVSASPSVSVTPTGAEQECPSEPGKDDEILRTTISAKTNKLVADSGWREITFKLENRSDIALKNVQVGLKRMADGNAPDSSQQLEVLEYVNLQEWDAKSRTWKSVWWDEVQIGGSLLGYHDVAPHKTTNVAVRIAVSKTMPYGRFPELEHENIGSGYIEVHSYGIPEGKGVCEYGDHWAFTIHKPGTDTGDGDGDGATSTPTTGPGGNTPTPQTGSTAPVTPDPTPTGDLAHTGASSALPVIAGAGTAAVALGAGAVYVVRRRKTGTGTEVS
- a CDS encoding endonuclease/exonuclease/phosphatase family protein; amino-acid sequence: MRVVTWNLWWRFGPWEARRKAILSVLRELRPDVVGLQEVWECDGENIAAWIADELGLHWTWAPSETPERWQRRIGGEKVDVGNAVLSRWPVVESEAMRLPAPDELDDGRLALYARLAAAPGHHVPFFTTHLTSAAHASEVRRQQVTALAEFVAKRRVGTAYPPVITGDFNAWPDSDEIRLFGGYKTAPAVPGQVPGFGPSARIDYVFVGPPGRGGLGHVRKVERAGHGAVDGIWPSDHAAVVADLASA
- a CDS encoding nitroreductase/quinone reductase family protein; the encoded protein is MSRFREFRFKAATTFQRRIGNPVTRRLPFQTLLETTGRTSGLPRVTPLGGRRVGDTFWLVSEFGEKSHYVRNIKAEPRVRVRIRGRWYPGTAHLLPDDDPIARLRTLPRVNSTGVRTLGTQLLTVRVDLEEAHR
- a CDS encoding NAD(P)H-binding protein codes for the protein MKLAVSGASGHLGRQVTALLFDQVSPVDVVLLTRSPEGLADAAARGADVRPADFDDPDGLAEALAGVERLLLISTDAVGQSVTQHRAAIDAAVAAGVKHVIYTSLYRPDKGNPAGAADAHRETEEALTASPLAWTFLRNNLYAENQIATVAQAVASGRLVTNAGDGAVAYVAREDCAAAAAAVLTGEGHAGQAYDITGPAALSAADLAALGTTLTGAPVAVVQVDDDALIAGLVAAGLPEPVAPWIASFGVASREGWLDQPSSAVQDLTGRAPVSVRDVLEAHRAELSV